From the Paenibacillus sp. R14(2021) genome, the window GGCGTCTGCGAAGATTTCCTCGCATGCGCCTGCGCCGTAAATATCCGCGTGGTCGAAGAAATTCGCGCCTTCTTCCAGGGATGTTTGAACAAAGCGCTCCGCTTCGGTCTTGCTCAAGGAATTAATGCGCATGCAGCCGACCGCAAGTACCGGCACTTCCAAAGAACTGCTGCCCAATTTCATCGTTCTCATAAATGGTTGTCCTCCTAATTTGTAATGAGGGTGTATGTAAAGAAAGCCTGATTGGGATGACCGTTCATCCCCTATCGATTGTGACATATAAGGCTGCCGGATTCAAGCTTTCCGGTGCGGTGCGAAAGGCTGACGGCGGGAGCTGGAACATTTTTGCTCAGAATTGGGGACCCGCCGCCGACAGATGTTTGATATACTAATAGAGACATATAGACAAGCACGATAAATTACACGAGAAGAATGTGATACGGATGGATTTACCCCAATTAAGAAGGAAGAGGCAGGCTTTTCTCGAGAAGCACCTCTCCGGCGAGTCAATTGATTACCGTCAAATTATGGCGCTGTTTCTGCCGATTCTGATTGATCAGGCCTTCATTGTTTGCCTGAACCTCGTGAATACGGCCATGATCAGCTCCTCGGGCGTGGCGGCGGTCAGCGCGGTGAATATGGTCGATTCGCTTAATATATTTCTAATCAGCGTGTTTGTGGCCGTGTCGACCGGAGGCACGGTTATTGTCGCGCAGTACAAGGGAAGCGGGAACAGTCTCATGGTGTCCAAGGCGGCAGCCAGCTCCGTGGCTTCGGTTTCCTTGTTCGCTCTTGGCATTAGCGCAGTCGTCGTGCTCGCCCATAATCCGATGCTCAATCTGCTGTTCGGCGCGGCGACGCCCGAAGTGTTCGCGGAGGGCAAAACGTATCTGATCGGAAGCGGCATCTCCTTCGTCGGCATTGCCATGATGGAAGCGGTATGCGGCGCCCTGCGGGGAATCGGGAAGAGCCGGGTTTCGCTGATCCTCTCCTTGATTATGAATGCATCCTACGTGCTGCTGAATATCGTCTTCATTAATTTCCTGCATATGGGCGTGCTCGGCATGACCATTTCCATTAATATTTCCAGGTACGCGGCGGCGGTCTTCGCGATTTACTATTTGGTGCGCATGGATACCAGTCTGCATATTCAAATCAAGGATTTGGTCAAAGTTAATTTGGCGATGCTTCGCAAAATCATGTACGTCGGCCTTCCGTTCGCCGCGGAGCAGATGTTCTTCAACGGCGGCAAAATCGTAACGCAGATCTTCATCGTGAGTATGGGGACGTACGCGATCGCAACGAATGCCATCGGCGCAACGTTCGCCGGACTGCTTCAAATTCCGTCCGCCGCCTTGTCGCTGACGACGATTACGGTTGTCGGCCAATGCATGGGGCGCAAAAACATCGAGGATGCCCGCAAATTCACCAAAGCGTTCCTGGTGCTGTCGGCAGCCTGTCTCCTCGTTACTGCGCTTATCATTCTGCCGCTGTTTCGTCCGCTCGTCAGCTTGTTTCATCCGCCGGCGGCGATCATCGACGATATCTTTATGATTACGTTAATTAATGCCATTGCCCAAATCCCGCTCTGGTCGATCAGCTTTATTATGCCGTCCGCGCTCAGAGCCGCGGGCGACTCGCGGTTTACGTCGATCGTATCCATGCTGTCGATGTGGCTGTTCCGGATCGTACTCGGTTATGTGCTCGGCATCGTGCTGCACTTCGGCATCATCGGCGTCTGGCTGGCGATGAACTGCGAATGGGGCATCCGCGGCGGCGTCTTCTTGATGCGCTTCCGCGGGAAGAAGTGGTACAGGCATCGGCTCATTGATTGAGGCTTCGGAATGCGATATATTGCATGTATACCCTAATGAACGAAGGAGCTTGATTGGGCATGCCTGTACCGCATAACTTCGCCACGCCGATCCGCCTGTCGGCCAAGGAACGCGTCTTATCGCAAATACAGCGCTGGATCATCGACGGCACGCTACGGCCAGGCGAGAAGCTTGTCGACTCGGAGCTGGCGGAAGCGCTGGCTGTGAGCAGAACGCCGATCCGCGAAGCGTTTCAGCTGCTTGAAGTACAGGGGCTTGTCGCCATGCACCCGGGCAAGGAAACGCGGGTAACGAGTATCGAGAAGGATGATATCCTGAAGATGTACCCGACGCTCGCGGCGCTTTATGCGCTTGCTGCGGAAACCGCCGCCGAACGGATTACGCCGGAGCAGATCGAGAAACTGAAGGTCTGCAACAGGCAGTTCGCCGAAGCCATCGAAAGCGGGAATCCTTATCAAGCGATGGAGATCGACGAGCAGTTTCATGATATTGTCATCGATGCTTCGGGCAATCCCTATATTGCCTCGTTCAGCGCGTCGCTGCAGATTCATATCCGCAGGTTCAAGTATGTCTTCCTGCAGCAGCCCGTCACGGGGACGCCGGCCTCCGTGGAGGATCATGACGCAATAATCGCGGCGCTTGAGCAGCGGGATGCCTCCACGGCGGCCGCGATTATGAAGCAGAATCTGATCCGGCCGATGGGCGAGCTGCACGCGCTCATTTAACGGGAGCGGTTTCAGGGTCACAGGGGCCAGCTGCCGTCCTTTCCCTGCGAGGCATAGAACGTAAACAACGCACAAGAACCTGGCTGACCTCAGCCGGGTTCTTGTTTATTTTTCACGCTTGCCGCTTATTTCACGCTTGCCGCATGGGGCGGCGACCTCCTACCACTCCAGCGTAATCGCCACGCCCTCCGGTGATCCGGCATGCCGGATGAGCGTCGTGCCGGAAGCGGAATCGTGATGGAACTCAGCCTCGATTTGACCGGCCGTTACACGCTTAGGGGACGCGCCGGCTCGGATACGGATGCTGACGTTCATGTCGGACGGCGATTCCGATACGAATCGGAATACGCCGGCTTCGAAGCGTTCATCCCGAATGCGGGATGAACTGATCAGCACGGACGGCGTGCCCGCTGCGGTTGTGGACGCTGCCGGCTGCGCCGCGTAATTCAGATCATAGAGCAGGCAGTTGTCGCCGGGCTTCAGCGTTATGCGGTTCAGTACCGGCAGGTCGGCCTCGAACAAATCGAGGAAGGAGCCGTGAAGTACCGCGCCTTCTTCCGATGCGGATTCGTCCAGCACTTGGGCGATTACATAAGGTCCGCGCTGGATTTGCAGCGCTGCGCTTTCCTGGTAATCGCGCGCTTCCCCGCGCAGGGCAAGCGCGCGGCTTACGCTGTCCGTTACGAGCGCCGCGCCCTGCTCGGACTTAGACAGCGAAGCCGGATTGGCCTGCAGGTACAGGACGGAGCCGCTGCCGACGGCATGCTCGCCTTCCTCTGGATTGCGGCCAAGTCCCATCGCCTCGAATAGATGCTCCTCCGGACGGGCATATGTCCGGCTTCCGGCGGCGCGGTTCCACCATTCCTGCACGTTATGGAACGGGTCGGAGCCGTCGCCGACGTAGATCAGGACGCCGCCTTCGCGCACCCACTGCCCGATCGCCTGATGAATGCCGGGGTGCTCCGGCTTCATGAACTCGTAGCTG encodes:
- a CDS encoding GntR family transcriptional regulator, which codes for MPVPHNFATPIRLSAKERVLSQIQRWIIDGTLRPGEKLVDSELAEALAVSRTPIREAFQLLEVQGLVAMHPGKETRVTSIEKDDILKMYPTLAALYALAAETAAERITPEQIEKLKVCNRQFAEAIESGNPYQAMEIDEQFHDIVIDASGNPYIASFSASLQIHIRRFKYVFLQQPVTGTPASVEDHDAIIAALEQRDASTAAAIMKQNLIRPMGELHALI
- a CDS encoding MATE family efflux transporter, coding for MDLPQLRRKRQAFLEKHLSGESIDYRQIMALFLPILIDQAFIVCLNLVNTAMISSSGVAAVSAVNMVDSLNIFLISVFVAVSTGGTVIVAQYKGSGNSLMVSKAAASSVASVSLFALGISAVVVLAHNPMLNLLFGAATPEVFAEGKTYLIGSGISFVGIAMMEAVCGALRGIGKSRVSLILSLIMNASYVLLNIVFINFLHMGVLGMTISINISRYAAAVFAIYYLVRMDTSLHIQIKDLVKVNLAMLRKIMYVGLPFAAEQMFFNGGKIVTQIFIVSMGTYAIATNAIGATFAGLLQIPSAALSLTTITVVGQCMGRKNIEDARKFTKAFLVLSAACLLVTALIILPLFRPLVSLFHPPAAIIDDIFMITLINAIAQIPLWSISFIMPSALRAAGDSRFTSIVSMLSMWLFRIVLGYVLGIVLHFGIIGVWLAMNCEWGIRGGVFLMRFRGKKWYRHRLID